The DNA sequence TTGTCTTTAAACAGACAATCAATTAAAGAGCTGTAGGTGTATAGACTGGGACTGTATCCACGCTCCAACATTTTTGCAAACACCTCCTGTGCATCCTCAAGCTTTCCTGCCTTGCAGAACCCATCTATAAGAGCATCATAGACTGTCTGGTTCGGTTCACACCCATGTGCCCACATAGTATCCAACAATTCACGGGCTTGTTTAACCCTGCTTGTTTTGCATAAACCATCCACCAAAGCCCCATATGTAATAACATTTGGTTCTTCCGTGTTGTTATCATCATCCAACTTGAAATACATGTCCATGTCAGAGGTTTCTATGTCACCTTGCATTCTGGCAAAAATCTGGCaagctttttcaatctgcccagCTTTACAATGACCATCTATCAAAGCTGTATACGTAACAATATTTGGCTTGCAACCTTCAAGTACCATCACCTCGAatagtttatttgcatcaaaCAACTTTCTTGCCTTCAGGTATGCATGAATAAGTGCAGTATACGTCACCACATTAGGCGTGCAACCATCCCTTAACATTTCATCATACCATTTGCGAGCTTGTTGGATGAGACCAGCTTTGCAAAAGCTATCAATCAAAATAGTATAGGTGTAAACACTGGGAACAATGCCATTCCTTTTCATTTCTTCAAACAAAAGAAAAGCCTTCTCTACCTTGGAGGCATTACATAGAAAACGAATCACTTTAGAATATGTACTATCATCTGGAACAAAACCCTTGCTCATCATTTCACATATTATCTTAAAGGCTTTATCAAACTTTCCAGCCCCACAAAGACACCGTGCAAAGTTACCTACATTGACCTTATTCAATACAACCCCTGAATCAAGCATCTCATCATAAGCTTTCTCAGCTATTTCCAGCACATCCGAGATAGGCAGCTCCACATTGCCACATATACTACCAATCAATATATTATAAAGTAGATACCCTGGCTGGCACCCACATTTTACCATTTTCTTAAACAACTTGTAGGCATAAAAGTGATCCCCTGATTTACAATAAGCATgtacaagaaaattaaatatcTCACGATTTGGATAACATCCTTCAGTAATCATCATACTAAGAATTCTCTTACACCTCCCCAGCTGCCCTTTCCTTAAGCAACCAGAAAGCAAGATCTTATAAGTCATAACATTCGGAATACAAGAACTAGAACGCATTCGGTTTAAGATATCAATGGCTTCTTCAAAAAGTGAAGCTTCACACAAACCAGAAACCATCCTATTGTAAAATACCGTATCGGGCACATAACCTACCTTTGCAATCAAATTGAGAGCATCCCTGTACCTCCCTGCTCTGCAGAGAGAATACGCAAAACAGCTGAGAGTGTACCCATCCATACCATACCCGTAACTCTCCATCTCCTTGTGAACCAAATAAGCACTGTCCAATTTACCAGCACCAAGGAAAACCTGAATCAAAGCACTGTAAGTGGTTGGAGAAGGCTTGTACCCGAAATCCTTAAGCCTGCCGAGCTCCTCCAATGCTGCATTGTACAGACCGTTCCGGCAACACTTCCGAATAAAAAAATTGAGCAGCTTTTGAAGCAGCTCCTTATCATCATCCCTTATTTCCCGCAAAAACTTCTCGGGCACTCTACCACTGCCATTGCAGCCCAACACATCGAGGAGCGCATCATATACCGCAGGGGTGTGGGTGTACCCTATTTGTCTCCCCGCCCACAAGAAAAATTTGACACACAATTCAGGGTGTCTCACATTGCACATCATCTGCACCACCAAAGCCTCAGTTAATCTCCCCCTGAATTGCCTGAAAAGTTTCTGCGTTTGGGCACCAAAGCTGTCATTAGTGTTCCTGATGGCATCGGACATCAAAATAGCATCATGGGAAGGGTCGTCAGAATGCACAGTAGTGGTTGCATTGAGGAGAGTGGTGCGGAGGAATGCATAGTCGGGTGACAAATCGGGGGCTGGGGGCAAAGTGTGGTGTAAGAAGGGGTCGTCGGGGTGGACCAAACCTTCAAGGGTGTTGTCTGAAGAGGTAGAGAAGGATTGCggtaaagagaaagagagaatgatTTTGGACTTGAGATGGAGTAGAGAGCgtgagagaaagaagagagtgtTTAAGTCTCTCTTGCTCACAATCATATCTAATATCTAAGATCTTAATAATAGGACATCAATTGGATTAATGCTTGACACATGTCTGCCTACCAAGTACCACAGTTGAAGTAATGAGATGCAGAACCTgtgatacaatataaaaatataatataaatataaatacactTGATTGAAAAATATCAACGGCAAAAACAGAATTGGATTATACTTGATAGACATAGTGTCAGTGCTAGACCAAGAGGTAGAGCGTCAGCTATCACTTGATTGCATCAAATTCAAATTTGGAAAAAATGAAGGTCCCTGCCTACACAGCATAGCATATATAAATGGTAAAGAAAATATACATTGagataaagaaaatatttttaaaaaaaatagaagcagCAGTGAAACACGTGTATGACAGAAAGGGCTACCCTATCATAGTTGTCAAAACTGAACCGATGTTGAACCAGTCAATCTATTGGGTCACTGgatcactggttcaaccggtgggttaTGAGTTGAACTGATTGACCTGGTCctacttaaataaaaatataaaacagtcaaaaacttaaaattaaattttgatatatatatatctgcACCAACAATTTAACAACAATCAAGTCTCAATTTCTAAAATAACTAATACGAAAATAGACATATCATTAGTCAATACTACAATAATAtcttaatttgacacaataataatgaaaatcaattaggcaattagcaaTCAATTCCAATTAAGCAATTAACAATCACACTGGAGCCTATTAACAATTAATCAATTAGGAAATTAACAATCAATTCTAACAATCTATTAGCAATTAACAATCAATTCTAATAGAGCCTATTATCTAGTTCTAATCACACTATCACATTGACAATCAATTAGGCAATTAACAATCACATTGTAACAATGGAGCTTGTTAACAATTAACAATGAATTAGAGGCAATCAACAGTCAATCTAACAATGGTAATTTCAGGGGcctcaaaattaaaattgaaaataaggTGCATCCCTATTATTTTTATTAGCAGAATCATAATATCATAACTGCAAAGcaaaactaaataactaaatagCAATCTCCAAATattttctttccaaattcaaaattAGCAAACCAACAGAAATTCCGCAGCCAGAAGGATAACTAAATTAGTAATTAGCAAACTTCCCATTCAACAAATTAACAAATTCAAGTCTCGTCATAAACTCATAACCAAGAAATTAGTCAATTACATTACATACATAGCGTCATAAGATATCAGCACAAACACACACAAAATCAACTAATTGTTTCTAACTAAATCATTTTGAAcacattaacaattttttttatgaacagcagattaaaaacaaaaaaaaaagtaagcaaGAAAATAAGTAACCTTCGGTGGTCGTCCAACGAGTAGAGACGCACGGCAGAATCAATGACGCACGGCAGCGTGCAGCCAGCAACAACCACAGACGACGAGGGACGAGCCGCAACAACCACCCACAGAGACGGAGGATAGGCGGAGGGAGGCGCGGCAAGGAGGAACCACAGCTCGAGCAGAGACGCGACGAGGGAGAGAGGCGCGGCGAGACGCGAGAATCCGAGAAGAGACGGAGGAGAGAGGTGGGACGGTGGGTTCAGTGATGGCGAGGACAAGAACTGACGAGCAAGAAGCAGTGAAGCACAGCTCGACCAGACGCAGAGGCAAGAGACGCGCGAGAAGCCAAGCTCAGACGGAGGAAAGAGGCGCGGCGACGGCGGAGACGCCGGTGATCTTGCGGTGGTGGTGATGTCGAGGTGAGCGGCCAGCGGCCAGCGGCCAGCTCTCTGGTGTGTGTGTGCCGTTAGGAATAGAGAGAAGAGGGTGTGTGGGAGAGAGCTGGGGTGGGGTGGGCTTCAGACTagggttttcttttttattattattaaaacgtCAAACAAGGTCGTTTTGGGTGGGGCCGTGGgggttttaagaaaaattaaaggaaaagaatTAGGCAAATAGTTTTACCAACAACAAttaatgttaaattttaaattttaaaaacaaaatttaaataattagtatTAAACAGAATGTGAAAGATAAGAATTAGGCAAATAGTAACCGCCTCATAAACGTCTCCACCCCTTCTCATCGCAGTTTCGGAAATGCCCTGACTTCCATCGAGCAGACCACTGCATCGTCGCCTCTGCAGTGTGCCGTGCACGTCACCAGTCTCCCGTCGCACCACCAGCTAATCTACGTCACTCGCATCCACGTTGCTTGCCTGTCGCATCCTCGCTACTCGCAGCTTGCATACCCAAGGCCAAGCCCACGTTTGCGCCACCGCGGCCTCTACCTCGACGATCCTTTGCACAGCGCTGGTGTCCTCCGCAACCAATCTCCCTCGCCGCAAGGCGCTCTCTGCAAGCGCCGTTTCCTCCTCCGCAGGACCACCATAGTGCCTTTTCCCTCGTGATTCGCATTGCTGCCGACCATCGTAGCGCGCTCCCTCTCTCTCGTATCCACCTTCTCAATCCTTTCTACTTCCTTTCTGGTGAGCCAATTcatcttcttttactttttcttttccgatttctttttttttctctaatttaatttaaaaatcaatttttttaattgttttggttGTTACaatatactttttcttttccgatttctttttttttctctaatttaatttaaaaatcaatttttttaattgttttggttGTTACAATATACATGTTGTGTCTATTATAGACTATGATGGTGAGTGTGGCAGTCGGTGGATCTGTGTCAAAattcatgattttaatttttttttctggttgTTGGTTCATTTGAAATTTGCACTGTTTGTTgattttgtattatattattgCTAATGAAGATTTAGATATGCAATTATTCTTGGAATATGATTTTACCTTTGTTGTGAAATTGCtgtcaaaaatcataaaaattttgcTGAATTAAAGAtatgaatattataaattaaGTTAAAAGTTTTATGTTTCAGAATGTATTTTTAACTCCTTAATTATCGATTCATTATGGTCTTTTTTTAAATTGACATAAATTATCGATCTGATAAAGGCTAGTCTGACATAAATTCTAGCTAGATTTTTTCTCAACTAATGACCAATAAAGACAGATAGAGAGATAGAATCAAACATGCTACAAATGTTGCAAATTGTTGCCGATGTACTAAAAGTATCATTTATAAAGAGGTAATTATAGTTAGCTGCATTTACTTATAGTTTGTGATACAAATGTTAGAGTAATCTTTGTTTTTATCATTAAGCTTTATAATATTAAAACCTTTCTATCATATAAATATATTCTTATGCTTCGGTTGAAAGATGAACAGTTGCCATAAAATCATGAATCTAATTTCTAAtaattactttaattattttctcttgtacaaaatattaagaataatgtTATCACACATGAGGCCATGAATGAAGgagcaatttttttaattttttcaaagaagcatttccatcAATTGCTAAATCATTGAACTGTTTCTGCCCAACTTTATTTCTTTACATTACTTTTAGAGATGAGCTTTTCAAACACTGCCTAATAGTATTTGATAAGAAGGTTCTTCTATTTGGGTCTAATAGgaaaaaaaaaggttaattaaaaagataaaaaaatatgttaaaaaatctATTAGATAGAAACTCAAGTGGAACCACCTACAAACAAATTGTAGAAACTCTGTAGAACTATAGTTATGCAATAATGTTATTTCTCTATTCATCATATTTTATctactattaaatataatataaattttatttaaattaaattcatattttatcaaagaataaataaaatttgaaactCGGTTGTTGCTTAAAGAGTCCAACTCATTTTGGTATGAAGATAAGTGATTCAGGTTGATGATTATGTTTCTTAGTTCTGGAATATAGTTGGTGCTCGATTACATAAGTTACTAACCTTCAAATTTAATGTCCTTATCTATATTAGTGGATCATATATTGGGAGGGGCAACTGAAGCAGATAGATCAAGACATCTTAGTGGATCATATATTGGGAGGGGCAACTGAAGCAGATAGATCAAGACATCCTAATCCATAGGAAGACCTTGCGGTGCCTAGATAGATCAAGACATCCTAATCCATAGGAAGACCTTGCGGTGCCTTCTGATGCTGAAACTGAccaaaataataactaattgattTGTTTAAAAATGTTTCTTAAATCCTTTATGTCAATTTTTTTACCTTTTGCATAGGTGATTGTAAAGCTGTCAATATTGTGTTGAAATTAGATGCCAACTATAATGTATAGTGGTATTACTTACAAGCCTTTTATTCATAAATGATGTTTGCTCGAGTATTATCAACATCAGAATATGACATAATATTCTTCTCAAGTTTAAAGTTTATTGTTTAGTTTCATGAACAGTGAACTTTGGGTTGTAGTCAATTATGTTCAGATTATATGACAAATcattatttatttcttatttatttttgtggtCTTGATCAAAAGTTGGTCCTCTTTGCTAAAGGTAGGAGCTTGTATTCAAAGATTAGAAGAGGTGCGCCAGAACAAATTAAATCTTACTTGATTTTAAGTAGTTATGAAATTAATGACATATCCAATCAAGTTTTAAACAAAAGACACATCCATCACAAACACAGCCAAAGAAGTTTGAAACACAAGACACATCTAACAATCAAAGACACATCCAAACACAAGACACATCTAACAATCAAAGACACATCCAAACGTTAATCGGTTAAAACAAAACAAGTGTTTAACAAATGCAAAAAGACATATCAATGTCTTAACAGAGAAGCCACATTcacacttaaaaaatttttacaaGAGATAACCAAAGAAAGTTCATAAGTCTTGAAAAGTAACATCGAAGTTTTAAACAGAGGACACATCCATTAAAAACACATTCAAATAAGTTTTAAATAGAAGACACATTCATTTAAGACACTTCCAACAGAAGACACATTCATTAAAGACACATCCAAACAAATTTTAAACAGAAGACACATCTAACAGAAGACACATTCAAGTACTAACCGGCTAAAACAAAACAAGTGTTTAGCAAAAGCAAAAAGATATCATCTAGAGAAACACTCTTTAAcatatcaaaaaaaattaaatatctctGCCATCTTCATTTCTAACAACTTCTCCTTGTATGCTAATTAATCAAACAAAGCATCTTAAGAAActataatagaataatttaactaaaaataatgGATCTACTAAGCTAGTACAATTTCTGCCTAAATGAATTCAAAGGACACAAGGGAATGTTATGACATTCTACTTCTCATTCCAAAGAACATACAAGTTGGCTTTCAACAAGTTTTTTGAGCATCTCATTATTTGTAAGATCAGATGAGGCAAGGGTCTTATCAAAGAATTCTCTATACTGCACAAGCTTTTGTTTCTTCTCCATCTATGCATCTCCCAAAAAATTAGAACAAGCCTTCTCTTAGGAATTCATGTCAAGCACCATGTGATCAACCATTTACAAGTTCTGACTTTGCTCCTAAATCAACAACAGAATAAATTTTCCATAGTTATAAACAAAgaagccgaccccacttagtgggacaaggctttgttgttgttgttgttgtagttaTAAACAAAGACTATCCATTCATGACTAATTCAACATCTCATCATAAGCATATAGAGCGTATAAGCATACTCTGCAAGTAGATCAATTACGTAAATATTAGCAATAAAGCTTCCCAAAACAAATAACTTAAACCTTAACTCAAATTGACACATCCTAATAGTCTAAACTAAGTTGCTAAATACTTATCATGATTCATGGTGGTCATTACTTTTCCTTGAATGGTGATgtcattcaatttgaataataCCCAAAAGTCTTCCAAAGAACTTACTCGGGGTAATGTATTCATATGATTCAGTAGCCCTGGACATGGCACCGGCACCGGCACCGGCACCGGCACCAGCACCAGCACCTCTGTCGCCCGCCTCACGCTGCAAGGTCTTAGCAATCCCAAAATTCGCTACATGAGGCCTAAACTCATGATCAAGCAATATGTTATTACTCTTCACATCCTTATGAACTATAGCAGGCACACAATCATAGGGAATTAGTGTTTAGTAATGATAGATTTTTGGTAAATTCAATTCTATGTTGTTTCCATTGTAGCATATGACTAATAAAAAGCCAATAAACTCATCATAGCATATAGCTAAAAATAGCAAAATTACACTAAACATACATATAACCAAGTAACAAACACATAGTCGcaaatggaaattaaatgaaattacaTGACATGAAAGTCCAGAATCAAAACTCGACCTTAAAATCAATATACAGTATTATATTCCCATTAAAATAAGCATGAATTAAAGGAGCTCAATGAACTACAATTTAGAAAAAGTTACAAGGAAATTATATGAAACTATCTCATAAGAAACATCCAACTAAAATCAATGAAAAATCCATGAATCCAACAAAAATCAAGAGCATCACATAAGAACCGTGAATACCAAAATCGAAACAGCTACTGTTACTTAAAACCCTAACAATATACTAACCAAATGGAGAACATCGAGATGATTGCAGAAAGCGGCGTGCGACGGTCGACGGCTAGACGCGGCAGGGTGGCGTGGACACAGAGGTGGTTGCTGTTGCGACCTAGAGGAGGCGATGCGTCATCGACGCCTTCAGACGAGAAGGACTCCCGCGACAACATCTACCTCCGTGAGAACTAGCATCGGTGGCGTCGACCTCCGTGAGTAGCAGCAGTGGCAAGGTTGTGTTGTGGTGTTGAAGACGACAGCGTCCTCGCAGGTGGGCGGAGCAACTCGGGCTGCACAGGTGGCAGGCAGAGGCGGCGCCGAGGAGACCTGTCTAACGGAGCTTATGGGTATGCGACACTGGAAAAGGATATGGGGTTTGGGGGAGTGTGTCCACGGTAACAACAAAATGGTATAAGGTAAATTAGGGTTAGTGTGGTAAACTAGTGAAATTATGATTAATATGGGTTAATTGGGGATGTGGCTTTTGGAACTAAGTGGGCTTAGAGTCCAGTTCAATTAAAGTTGGCAGATGTTGGCAGAAATGCTGTTGATAACGTAGCgggattgaaaattaaaataccgAACTGGTTCGTGTTTCTCAAACTTACCGGTTCACTAGCTTTTACCAAACTCGTCCGGTCAAATTGGTTCTTGCAGGTTTTATTCCTTACATATAGGGGTGGTAATatgtaccctacccgcgggtactCAACCCGACCCCACCCGATCGGGTAGGGTTGTCAATCCGATCCGCAGCGAGTAGGGTAGGATGCGAGTCGGGTAGGGTGCGGATTGAGCCTCAACCCTACCCAACCAACCCGCACTCtatatatgtttatgttatatacttatataaaaatatgttttaagtggatgttgaattAAAGACCTCTCACTAAAAGCAAAAGATCCTTAACCGCTAAcagaaaatcattaattgataatttaatatttttttacataaaaatcagtctattttaaattatcatcaagttatataataatgttgtatattttttgtaaccCGCGGGTAGGATCGGGTATCCGCGGGTTAAAagtgggtagggttagggttggatattctcaacccgcgggtagggttagggttggatccaaactctaccctaccctaccctacccattgccaccctTACTTACATAGTCCAATACTCCAATGCCACCCTCGGACCAACCAAGGGATCGGATCTATCAGTTTTTCGGTTTGGCTGTTCGAATTAGTCTGATTTTGACAACTATGTACTCTACAGTCTACTTAATTTAATGGATTAATTACTACTTTGATATCGAAAAATTCAATTGctgacaaaaaaatatttaaaagatgttATCAACAAAATAACtcttaaattatttgaaaagacaaaaaaaacaaataaatattatattattttaagcaacaaaaaaatt is a window from the Arachis hypogaea cultivar Tifrunner chromosome 1, arahy.Tifrunner.gnm2.J5K5, whole genome shotgun sequence genome containing:
- the LOC112802124 gene encoding uncharacterized protein isoform X1 encodes the protein MLSRESFSSEGVDDASPPLGRNSNHLCVHATLPRLAVDRRTPLSAIISMFSIWPHVANFGIAKTLQREAGDRGAGAGAGAGAGAGAMSRATESYEYITPKYAYTLYMLMMRC
- the LOC112802048 gene encoding uncharacterized protein codes for the protein MIVSKRDLNTLFFLSRSLLHLKSKIILSFSLPQSFSTSSDNTLEGLVHPDDPFLHHTLPPAPDLSPDYAFLRTTLLNATTTVHSDDPSHDAILMSDAIRNTNDSFGAQTQKLFRQFRGRLTEALVVQMMCNVRHPELCVKFFLWAGRQIGYTHTPAVYDALLDVLGCNGSGRVPEKFLREIRDDDKELLQKLLNFFIRKCCRNGLYNAALEELGRLKDFGYKPSPTTYSALIQVFLGAGKLDSAYLVHKEMESYGYGMDGYTLSCFAYSLCRAGRYRDALNLIAKVGYVPDTVFYNRMVSGLCEASLFEEAIDILNRMRSSSCIPNVMTYKILLSGCLRKGQLGRCKRILSMMITEGCYPNREIFNFLVHAYCKSGDHFYAYKLFKKMVKCGCQPGYLLYNILIGSICGNVELPISDVLEIAEKAYDEMLDSGVVLNKVNVGNFARCLCGAGKFDKAFKIICEMMSKGFVPDDSTYSKVIRFLCNASKVEKAFLLFEEMKRNGIVPSVYTYTILIDSFCKAGLIQQARKWYDEMLRDGCTPNVVTYTALIHAYLKARKLFDANKLFEVMVLEGCKPNIVTYTALIDGHCKAGQIEKACQIFARMQGDIETSDMDMYFKLDDDNNTEEPNVITYGALVDGLCKTSRVKQARELLDTMWAHGCEPNQTVYDALIDGFCKAGKLEDAQEVFAKMLERGYSPSLYTYSSLIDCLFKDKRLDLVLKVLSRMLENSIAPNVVIYTEMIDGLCKVGKADEAHKLMLKMEEKGCNPNVVTYTAMIDGFGKLGKIEQCFELLRDMCSKGCAPNFITYRVLINHCCSTGLFDEAHRLLDEMKQTYWPRHISSHRKIIEGINREFIASIGLLDELVEDESIPVDSLYKILIDNYIKAGRLEVAVSLLEEISSSPSIAMACKYLYTSLIESLSHASKVDKAFELYASMISKNVVPELSTLVDLIKGLTRVDKWQEALQLSDSICQMHIYWVHEEGTSVN
- the LOC112802124 gene encoding uncharacterized protein isoform X2; the protein is MLSRESFSSEGVDDASPPLGRNSNHLCVHATLPRLAVDRRTPLSAIISMFSIWPHVANFGIAKTLQREAGDRGAGAGAGAGAGAGAMSRATESYEYITPRAKSELVNG